The following coding sequences are from one Anaerolineales bacterium window:
- a CDS encoding glycosyltransferase, protein MPVPELPLVSILTPSYNQGRFIEETIRSVLTQDYPNLEYLIVDGGSTDGSLEVIQRYANQLAWWVSEKDRGQTEAINKGFSHARGEIFAWLNSDDTYLHGAVARAVAYLQAHPEAPLVYADANLIDEQGQVIGQFPSHQTDLARLLRGSVHIPQQTTFFRASAWKQVAPLDESFHFAMDYDLWVRLSKLGPLIYTPGLWANFRLHGGGKSLTIDDRCYPEMIRVYQRECGRRPSLLQARWLARRTLYAWLPLRLRVKLRKILTF, encoded by the coding sequence ATCCCTGTGCCTGAACTGCCCCTCGTTTCCATCCTTACCCCATCCTACAACCAGGGCCGCTTCATAGAAGAGACCATCCGCTCAGTACTGACCCAGGATTACCCCAACCTGGAGTACCTCATTGTGGATGGTGGCTCAACGGATGGCTCGCTTGAGGTTATCCAGCGCTACGCTAACCAGCTGGCCTGGTGGGTCTCCGAAAAGGACCGCGGTCAAACGGAGGCCATCAACAAGGGTTTCAGTCACGCCCGTGGCGAGATCTTCGCCTGGCTCAATTCAGATGACACCTATTTACACGGTGCAGTAGCCAGGGCGGTCGCCTACCTGCAGGCTCATCCTGAAGCTCCATTGGTTTATGCCGATGCCAACCTGATCGATGAGCAAGGCCAGGTGATCGGGCAATTCCCTTCCCACCAGACCGACTTGGCTAGGCTCTTGCGTGGTTCGGTCCACATCCCCCAGCAGACAACCTTCTTCAGGGCATCTGCCTGGAAGCAGGTCGCCCCACTGGATGAGTCGTTCCACTTCGCCATGGACTATGACCTGTGGGTCCGCTTGAGTAAGCTCGGTCCCCTGATCTACACACCCGGGCTGTGGGCGAATTTCCGCCTGCACGGTGGGGGTAAATCGCTCACCATCGATGACCGCTGCTATCCGGAAATGATACGCGTGTACCAGCGCGAATGTGGCCGTCGTCCATCGCTGCTCCAGGCTCGCTGGCTGGCCCGGCGTACATTGTATGCCTGGTTGCCCCTGCGTTTGCGGGTGAAGCTGCGAAAAATCCTCACCTTCTAA
- the rfbC gene encoding dTDP-4-dehydrorhamnose 3,5-epimerase, which translates to MQFEPTTIPDIVLITPKVFGDERGFFFETYQAQRFGAAGLPFIYVQDNHSGSQHGTLRGLHYQIRQAQGKIMRVVAGEIYDVAVDLRKWSPTFGQWVGIELTARNKSELWIPPGFAHGFYVQSEWAEVVYKATDYYAPEWERTLLWNDPDLNITWPIPAGEQPVLSAKDRQGKPLSEAEVYLQEIR; encoded by the coding sequence ATGCAGTTTGAACCTACTACGATCCCAGATATCGTCCTCATCACACCCAAGGTTTTCGGCGATGAGCGCGGCTTCTTCTTTGAAACCTACCAGGCGCAGCGTTTCGGTGCTGCCGGTTTGCCATTCATCTACGTGCAGGATAACCATTCTGGCTCACAGCATGGAACGTTGCGCGGCTTGCATTATCAGATTCGCCAGGCGCAGGGCAAGATCATGCGTGTCGTGGCAGGCGAGATCTACGACGTAGCTGTCGATCTTCGAAAATGGTCGCCTACTTTCGGGCAGTGGGTCGGGATCGAGCTGACTGCCAGGAACAAATCCGAGCTGTGGATCCCACCCGGCTTTGCCCATGGTTTTTACGTCCAGAGCGAGTGGGCCGAAGTAGTCTATAAAGCCACCGATTATTATGCCCCCGAATGGGAGCGCACCTTACTCTGGAACGACCCTGACCTGAATATCACCTGGCCAATCCCAGCCGGTGAACAACCAGTTCTCTCAGCCAAGGATCGGCAGGGCAAACCTCTCTCAGAAGCGGAAGTATACCTACAGGAGATACGATGA